In one window of Erythrolamprus reginae isolate rEryReg1 chromosome 1, rEryReg1.hap1, whole genome shotgun sequence DNA:
- the RASSF7 gene encoding ras association domain-containing protein 7 isoform X2 yields MELKVWVDGVQRIVCGVSDQTTCQEVVIALARAIGQTGRYVLIQRLREKECQLLPHECPVQFLAKCGQYAQDVQFILQRTGPSLIERPSSDNAAQVPERTFVRASLPIKPRPLSTEVPRTRPPKKSLTFNLGPVTSSDACAKNKQRQPRKDQTCVRDGARGGVLSKEELFKTVLHQQEHLCTLEMQGDALEMDIRHWECSQSSHQEGEIWRLEQLIHQNESQLSEEEFWHNELQSEKEHERERREKVHSLRATMEEYTKKIHELMVKTETLEREIQWEIAERTKKTKETSTQNPSELDGIAAKIKRDLEAKSKQTVQLENSLDSVGKALEEAGYNLQIGWNSTETHLPDRQPSISSAIHGTSRIPWCPA; encoded by the exons ATGGAGTTGAAAGTCTGGGTAGATGGAGTCCAGCGGATTGTATGTGGTGTTTCAGATCAAACAACCTGTCAGGAAGTTGTTATAGCACTGGCACGAGCCATTG GTCAAACAGGCCGCTATGTCCTCATCCAAAGACTACGTGAGAAGGAGTGTCAGCTTCTCCCACATGAATGTCCTGTACAGTTTCTAGCCAAATGTGGCCAGTATGCTCAAGATGTGCAATTTATATTGCAACGTACTGGCCCCAGCCTCATAGAGAGGCCTTCTTCAGACAATGCCGCCCAGGTACCCGAGAGGACGTTTGTCAGAGCTAGCTTGCCTATTAAACCTAGACCGCTCAGTACAGAAGTACCTAGAACCAGGCCACCCAAAAAATCTTTAACCTTCAACTTGGGCCCTGTGACTTCAAGTGATGCCTGTGCCAAAAACAAGCAGCGACAGCCCAGAAAGGACCAGACGTGTGTCAGAGATGGAGCCAGAGGGGGCGTGCTTTCCAAAGAGGAGCTATTCAAGACGGTCCTACACCAACAGGAGCATCTCTGCACCCTGGAGATGCAAGGCGATGCCTTAGAAATGGACATCAGGCATTGGGAATGCAGCCAAAGCTCTCATCAGGAGGGTGAGATTTGGCGGCTGGAACAGCTGATCCACCAAAACGAGAGCCAGCTGAGCGAGGAGGAATTTTGGCACAATGAGCTACAGTCGGAAAAGGAGCATGAGAGGGAGCGGCGGGAGAAAGTGCACAGCCTGAGGGCCACAATGGAGGAGTACACCAAAAAAATCCACGAGCTCATGGTAAAAACAGAGACCTTGGAAAGAGAAATCCAGTGGGAAATCGCTGAGAGAACCAAGAAGACCAAGGAAACCTCTACCCAGAATCCTTCTGAGCTCGATGGGATAGCGGCTAAAATAAAGAGAGATCTGGAAGCCAAGTCCAAGCAAACTGTCCAGCTTGAGAACAGCCTGGATTCAGTGGGGAAGGCCCTGGAGGAAGCAGGGTACAATCTGCAG